From the Chloroflexus aurantiacus J-10-fl genome, one window contains:
- a CDS encoding glycosyltransferase translates to MHIVQFYKDYPPIQGGIEHHLQSLSEALAARGHRVTVVFAAPGRRGWRTQRNGVDLVATPRQLTLARAPISLPLLWQVPRLHPDLIHFHHPYPFGDLALLTVQSPLVVTYHSDIVRQRVLGTLTAPLIERTLRRAARIIATSPSLVHSSPWLQRHRERVRVVPFGIPPLPLPDPHLVATLRQRFPGPNALFVGRLRYYKGVDRLIRALALLPFGHAIIAGGDATVRGADLIRLATELGIHHRVHVLGEVDQATLRALYALADVLVLPSVARSEAFGIVQIEAQLAGLPVICTELGTGTSYVTAHRRTGLVVPPDDPPALAAALTELWCNPERARAFGLAGRERAVTEFQFADMVTRIEQVYAEALTVSP, encoded by the coding sequence AGTCGTTGAGCGAAGCACTGGCTGCACGTGGTCATCGAGTAACGGTCGTCTTTGCCGCACCGGGGCGGCGCGGCTGGCGGACACAGCGCAACGGTGTCGATCTGGTGGCAACCCCACGCCAGCTAACCCTGGCCCGTGCGCCGATCAGCCTCCCCCTCCTCTGGCAGGTACCGCGCCTGCACCCCGATCTGATCCATTTTCACCACCCCTACCCGTTTGGCGATCTGGCCCTCCTGACCGTGCAATCGCCGCTGGTCGTCACCTACCACAGCGATATTGTGCGGCAACGGGTGCTGGGAACGCTGACCGCCCCTCTGATCGAGCGTACCCTGCGCCGGGCGGCCCGGATTATTGCCACCAGCCCGTCGCTGGTACATTCATCGCCATGGCTTCAGCGTCACCGCGAGCGTGTGCGGGTGGTGCCCTTCGGTATCCCACCGCTGCCATTGCCCGATCCACACCTGGTAGCGACCCTTCGCCAACGCTTTCCCGGCCCCAATGCCTTGTTCGTAGGACGCCTGCGCTACTACAAGGGTGTAGACCGCCTGATCCGTGCCCTGGCCCTGCTACCCTTCGGGCACGCGATTATTGCCGGCGGCGATGCCACGGTACGCGGTGCTGATCTCATCCGCCTGGCCACAGAATTGGGCATTCACCATCGCGTGCATGTGTTGGGAGAGGTTGATCAGGCGACGTTACGTGCTCTCTACGCGCTGGCCGATGTGCTGGTATTGCCTTCAGTAGCGCGCAGTGAGGCGTTTGGGATCGTGCAAATCGAGGCGCAACTGGCCGGCTTACCGGTCATCTGTACCGAACTGGGCACCGGAACCAGCTACGTGACGGCGCACCGGCGCACCGGCCTGGTAGTGCCGCCAGACGATCCACCAGCACTGGCCGCAGCGCTGACCGAACTCTGGTGTAACCCGGAGCGGGCGCGGGCGTTCGGACTGGCCGGACGCGAACGCGCCGTCACCGAATTTCAGTTCGCAGATATGGTAACGCGCATCGAGCAGGTATATGCCGAGGCGCTGACAGTATCACCCTGA
- a CDS encoding M20 family metallopeptidase — MERFAAYVESQRSRFLAELADIVRIPSVAAQNRGIDETASFVEQRLRRLGAETRLLQADGGNPMVYATIGNGSRTLLIYDHYDVQPAEPFELWQSPPFELTERDGKLYGRGVADNKGNLMLRIQAIEAWLATEGELPIRIIFAVEGEEEVSSRTLPAVCREYADLLRADGCLWETGGVDINERPVVTCGAKGIQYVELVARGASYDLHSSYATFVPNPAWRLTWALNTLKGPDGRVRIPGFYDRVRPPSAADLAALTTIPTNDEELLADFGLDEFLDGLRGLDRLRRHLFEPTCTICGLVSGYTGEGSKTVLPNEARAKIDFRLVPDMEPAEVLHQLRRHLDAEGFADIEIIDLGGEHPARGPLDAAIVQAALASAREVYGSEPILYPTMAGTGPVYPLCTALGTPVASGAGCGYHGTRVHSPNENIRLADYWRAIHWMGSLIRHFAG; from the coding sequence ATGGAACGTTTTGCAGCTTACGTGGAAAGCCAGCGCTCACGCTTTCTGGCTGAATTGGCCGACATTGTACGTATCCCCTCGGTGGCTGCCCAAAACCGTGGCATCGACGAGACGGCAAGCTTTGTCGAACAGCGCTTGCGTCGGTTAGGCGCCGAAACCCGCCTCTTGCAGGCTGACGGCGGCAACCCGATGGTCTACGCCACGATTGGTAACGGCTCACGCACCCTGCTCATCTACGACCACTACGATGTGCAGCCGGCTGAGCCGTTTGAGTTGTGGCAGAGTCCGCCCTTTGAATTGACCGAACGTGACGGTAAGCTCTACGGACGTGGTGTTGCCGACAACAAGGGCAACCTGATGCTGCGCATTCAGGCGATTGAGGCGTGGCTGGCGACTGAGGGTGAACTGCCGATCCGCATTATCTTCGCCGTTGAAGGCGAAGAAGAGGTCAGTTCGCGCACCCTACCGGCGGTCTGTCGCGAATATGCCGACCTCCTCCGCGCCGATGGCTGTCTCTGGGAGACAGGCGGGGTTGACATCAACGAACGACCGGTCGTAACCTGTGGCGCCAAAGGTATTCAATACGTCGAACTGGTGGCCCGTGGCGCCAGCTACGATCTCCACTCCTCGTATGCGACCTTTGTGCCAAACCCGGCCTGGCGACTGACCTGGGCACTCAACACACTCAAAGGCCCTGATGGTCGGGTGCGCATCCCTGGCTTCTACGACCGTGTCCGGCCCCCCTCAGCCGCCGATCTGGCCGCTCTGACCACCATTCCAACCAATGACGAAGAATTATTGGCCGATTTTGGTCTGGATGAATTCCTTGATGGTCTGCGCGGTCTGGATCGTCTGCGCCGCCACCTGTTTGAACCAACCTGTACGATTTGTGGGTTGGTGAGTGGTTACACCGGTGAAGGCAGCAAAACCGTCCTGCCCAACGAAGCGCGCGCCAAGATCGACTTTCGCCTGGTACCGGATATGGAGCCGGCTGAAGTGTTGCACCAGTTGCGCCGGCATCTCGACGCCGAGGGCTTTGCGGACATCGAAATTATTGATTTGGGTGGGGAACATCCGGCTCGTGGGCCGCTCGATGCAGCGATTGTCCAGGCAGCGCTCGCCTCGGCCCGCGAGGTCTACGGCAGCGAACCCATCCTCTACCCCACCATGGCCGGTACCGGGCCGGTCTACCCACTGTGTACAGCATTGGGCACACCCGTCGCCAGTGGTGCCGGCTGCGGCTACCACGGCACGCGCGTCCACTCCCCGAACGAAAACATCCGGCTCGCCGACTACTGGCGTGCTATCCATTGGATGGGGAGTCTGATCCGACATTTCGCCGGGTAA
- a CDS encoding heavy metal translocating P-type ATPase → MNKQQFTISGMDCPDCARKIERGVARLPGVTTCELHFTTARLHVAGDVDPATVIARVRDLGYDIQAEASSGDELPPTFLRFMLSRRETQLALIGLVLVLPGIVLHEVLGWDALWIEVLSLLALALVGPGIARQAWRTLRTNRELGIDALMTIAAIGAVVIGAYVEAGLVLVLYAIGEALEGYTANRARHAIRSLLELTPPTATRLTSGGEQVVPVADLQVGDRILIRPGERIPVDGTIVAGSSLVNQAPITGESRLVERDVGDTLFAGTMNGEGSIELRVDRPAAESAVARMIHLVQEAQERRAPVQRFIDRFARIYTPLVTALAALVAIVPPLVFGQPFWNPDPDTFGWLYRGLALLVVACPCALVISTPVSIVSALSTAARYGVLIKGGAYLETLARVQTIALDKTGTLTTGKPTVVGLRAVGCPAGEATPVGHCRTCDELLTIAGAVERRSEHPLAHAIVGAAVNRGLTLPPAEQVRALTGKGVVGVVNGDEVLIGSHRVFDQALRHDEWHCLAAKHDSQLGYTPLMVGVGGQYRGTITVADTVRAESRSAVAALRDQGLRIVMLTGDEPATAERIAGEIGVSEVRAGLLPETKAQVVSALRQSGGVVAMVGDGINDAPALATADVGIAMGVQAGGTTQAMETADITLLGGDLRQLPFAVALSRQTMRTITANIVFSIGIKLIFIVLVLAGLSTMWMAVLADVGASLLVTLNGMRLLGFRARLPQ, encoded by the coding sequence ATGAACAAACAGCAGTTTACGATTAGCGGGATGGATTGCCCGGATTGTGCGCGGAAGATTGAACGGGGAGTCGCACGATTGCCGGGTGTGACGACGTGCGAGCTGCATTTTACCACTGCCCGCTTGCACGTAGCCGGTGATGTAGATCCGGCGACAGTGATTGCGCGGGTACGCGATTTGGGGTACGACATTCAGGCTGAGGCCAGCTCCGGCGATGAGTTACCTCCGACGTTTTTACGTTTTATGCTAAGCCGCCGGGAGACCCAACTGGCCTTGATCGGTCTGGTGCTGGTATTGCCGGGGATAGTACTCCACGAAGTGCTCGGTTGGGATGCGTTGTGGATAGAGGTGCTATCGCTGCTGGCGCTGGCACTGGTAGGGCCGGGCATTGCCCGTCAGGCCTGGCGAACACTCCGTACCAACCGTGAGCTGGGGATTGATGCACTGATGACCATCGCTGCCATCGGGGCGGTGGTGATTGGCGCCTATGTTGAAGCCGGGCTGGTGCTGGTGCTCTACGCTATTGGCGAGGCGCTTGAAGGGTATACGGCCAATCGTGCCCGCCACGCTATTCGTAGTCTGCTAGAGCTGACGCCACCGACCGCCACACGGCTGACATCCGGCGGTGAGCAGGTGGTACCGGTTGCCGATTTGCAGGTCGGTGATCGGATTCTGATCCGGCCCGGTGAACGGATACCGGTTGATGGCACGATTGTTGCCGGGAGTTCGCTGGTGAATCAGGCGCCGATCACCGGCGAGAGTCGGCTGGTTGAGCGCGATGTGGGGGATACACTCTTTGCGGGGACGATGAATGGCGAAGGCAGTATTGAGCTGCGTGTTGATCGCCCCGCCGCCGAGAGTGCGGTGGCCCGGATGATCCATCTGGTGCAGGAGGCGCAGGAGCGCCGGGCACCAGTGCAACGGTTTATCGACCGCTTTGCCCGCATCTATACGCCGCTGGTCACTGCGCTGGCAGCGCTGGTTGCAATCGTACCGCCACTCGTGTTCGGGCAACCGTTCTGGAATCCCGATCCGGATACGTTTGGCTGGCTCTACCGTGGTCTGGCACTGCTGGTCGTTGCCTGTCCGTGTGCGCTGGTCATCAGCACGCCGGTCAGTATTGTGAGTGCGCTAAGCACAGCGGCCCGGTATGGGGTGCTGATTAAAGGTGGCGCATACCTGGAGACGCTGGCACGGGTACAGACGATTGCGCTCGATAAGACCGGTACGCTTACGACCGGTAAACCAACCGTGGTCGGTCTGCGAGCCGTTGGTTGTCCAGCAGGCGAGGCGACTCCGGTCGGGCATTGCCGTACCTGCGATGAACTGCTTACTATTGCTGGAGCGGTCGAGCGCCGTTCTGAACATCCCCTTGCCCACGCGATTGTCGGTGCGGCGGTTAATCGTGGTCTTACCCTGCCACCAGCCGAGCAGGTACGGGCGTTGACCGGGAAAGGCGTGGTGGGGGTGGTCAATGGCGATGAAGTCTTGATCGGGAGTCATCGGGTCTTTGATCAGGCGTTGCGTCACGATGAATGGCATTGTCTCGCGGCGAAACACGATAGTCAGCTCGGCTACACGCCCCTGATGGTCGGTGTTGGTGGTCAGTATCGCGGCACGATCACCGTTGCCGATACGGTACGGGCAGAGAGCCGAAGTGCGGTGGCAGCACTCCGTGATCAGGGCTTACGCATCGTGATGCTCACCGGTGATGAGCCGGCGACCGCCGAACGGATTGCCGGTGAGATTGGGGTGTCTGAGGTGCGCGCCGGTCTGTTGCCCGAAACCAAGGCTCAGGTGGTCAGTGCATTACGTCAGTCTGGTGGTGTCGTTGCAATGGTCGGCGACGGGATCAATGATGCGCCGGCCCTGGCAACCGCTGATGTCGGGATTGCGATGGGGGTGCAGGCCGGGGGCACGACGCAGGCTATGGAGACTGCCGATATTACGCTGCTTGGTGGTGATTTGCGGCAGTTGCCGTTTGCAGTAGCACTTAGCCGGCAGACTATGCGCACGATCACGGCGAATATTGTCTTTAGCATTGGGATCAAGCTGATCTTTATCGTTCTGGTGCTGGCCGGTCTCAGCACGATGTGGATGGCCGTTTTGGCTGATGTGGGAGCATCGCTGCTGGTCACGCTGAACGGTATGCGCTTGTTGGGTTTTCGGGCGCGGTTGCCGCAGTAA
- a CDS encoding 6-phosphofructokinase → MTHPTIRIGVLTSGGDAPGMNAAVRAVVRTGISRGCEVFAIYEGYQGLIEGGKLIRRMDWSSVGGIIQRGGTIIGTARSAAFRTREGRRRAAANLLAHGIDRLVVIGGDGSLTGADLFRREWPELLAELVAAGEISSEQAAAHPNLLIAGIVGSIDNDFCGTDMTIGADTALHRITEAIDAISSTAASHQRTFVIEVMGRNCGYLALMGAIAGGADWAFIPEMPPQMDDWEQHMCDVLRIGREQGRRDSIVVVAEGACDRDGKPITASYVKKILEERLGEDTRVTILGHVQRGGAPSAFDRWMSSLLGATAVEELLEADPNAEPKLIGLRENRVVRLPLMTCVRDTHQVAEAIAQRDYERALAMRGNSFVEAYRTLGTLIQSQPSPPDRLRRGHRFAVLHSGGPAPGMNTAVRAAVRIGIDRGHTMLGVRNGFQGLIDGDIHEMDWMSVSGWATMGGAELGTNRKVPQGSELYQIARNIERFGIDGILMIGGWTGYQAIYKLYSERHIFPAFNIPMICLPATIDNNLPGSELSLGADTALNSIVSAIDRIKQSAVASRRCFIVEVMGRDCGYLALMSGLATGAERVYLPEEGISLRKLQADLDEMMRWFRAGKRLSLIIRNEKANPIYTTSFICSLFEEEGGKLFEVRQAILGHLQQGGDPSPFDRIQATRLAVRCIEFLVEHADRREPIGAFIGYRGGKVQIHQLDDMPRLMDPVHARPREQWWMSLRQMTDLLTTPPSPTVESGK, encoded by the coding sequence ATGACACATCCAACGATCCGAATTGGAGTCTTAACCAGTGGTGGCGATGCGCCGGGTATGAACGCCGCAGTACGGGCTGTTGTACGCACCGGCATCAGTCGTGGCTGTGAAGTCTTTGCAATCTACGAAGGCTATCAGGGTCTGATCGAAGGTGGAAAATTGATCCGGCGCATGGATTGGAGTTCCGTTGGCGGCATCATCCAGCGTGGCGGTACGATCATTGGTACGGCGCGCAGCGCGGCATTCCGCACCCGCGAGGGCCGACGCCGCGCAGCAGCGAATCTCTTGGCCCACGGGATCGACCGCCTGGTCGTGATCGGTGGTGATGGCAGCCTCACCGGTGCCGACCTCTTTCGTCGTGAATGGCCGGAACTGCTGGCCGAACTGGTCGCAGCTGGTGAGATCAGCAGCGAGCAGGCCGCCGCCCATCCCAATCTCCTCATTGCCGGGATTGTGGGCAGTATCGACAATGACTTCTGCGGTACCGATATGACCATTGGTGCCGACACGGCGCTGCATCGTATCACCGAGGCGATTGATGCAATCAGCTCGACGGCGGCCAGTCATCAGCGTACCTTTGTCATCGAGGTGATGGGGCGGAATTGTGGCTACCTGGCGCTGATGGGGGCGATTGCCGGTGGCGCAGACTGGGCATTTATCCCTGAAATGCCTCCCCAAATGGATGACTGGGAGCAGCATATGTGCGATGTGCTGCGGATCGGACGCGAACAGGGGCGACGCGACAGCATTGTGGTGGTAGCCGAAGGGGCGTGTGATCGCGACGGGAAACCAATCACGGCTTCGTATGTCAAGAAAATTTTGGAAGAGCGTCTGGGTGAAGATACCAGAGTGACCATCCTCGGCCACGTGCAGCGTGGTGGCGCTCCCAGCGCATTTGATCGCTGGATGAGTTCATTATTGGGGGCAACGGCGGTTGAAGAGTTACTGGAAGCCGATCCCAATGCCGAACCGAAACTGATCGGGTTGCGTGAGAATCGGGTTGTGCGTCTACCACTGATGACCTGTGTCCGCGATACCCATCAGGTTGCCGAGGCGATTGCCCAGCGCGACTACGAACGTGCGCTGGCGATGCGGGGCAATAGCTTTGTGGAGGCGTACCGCACCCTCGGCACCCTCATTCAGTCGCAGCCCTCGCCCCCCGACCGATTACGGCGCGGGCATCGCTTCGCAGTGCTGCACAGTGGCGGCCCGGCACCGGGAATGAATACGGCGGTACGGGCAGCGGTGCGGATCGGCATTGACCGCGGCCATACGATGCTCGGTGTGCGCAATGGGTTTCAGGGACTGATCGATGGCGACATCCACGAAATGGATTGGATGAGCGTAAGTGGTTGGGCAACGATGGGTGGCGCCGAGCTGGGCACCAATCGCAAGGTGCCGCAAGGCAGCGAGCTATACCAGATTGCCCGTAACATCGAGCGCTTCGGAATTGACGGTATCTTGATGATCGGTGGTTGGACCGGGTATCAGGCAATCTACAAGCTGTACAGCGAGCGACACATCTTCCCGGCATTCAACATCCCTATGATCTGCTTGCCGGCAACGATTGACAACAATCTTCCCGGTTCTGAGCTGAGTCTGGGTGCAGATACCGCATTGAACAGCATCGTCAGTGCAATTGATCGGATCAAGCAGTCGGCGGTGGCTTCACGGCGCTGTTTCATTGTCGAAGTTATGGGGCGTGACTGTGGTTATCTGGCCTTGATGAGCGGATTGGCAACCGGCGCCGAGCGGGTCTACCTCCCCGAAGAAGGCATCAGCCTGCGCAAATTGCAAGCCGATCTCGACGAGATGATGCGCTGGTTTCGTGCTGGTAAGCGCCTGAGTTTGATCATTCGCAATGAAAAAGCGAATCCGATCTACACCACCTCGTTCATCTGCTCGTTGTTTGAAGAAGAGGGTGGTAAGCTATTCGAGGTACGGCAGGCGATTCTCGGTCATTTGCAGCAGGGAGGTGATCCTTCGCCGTTCGACCGTATTCAGGCTACCCGTCTGGCCGTGCGCTGTATCGAGTTCCTGGTCGAGCACGCTGACCGTCGCGAACCAATCGGGGCGTTCATCGGCTATCGGGGCGGTAAAGTCCAGATACATCAGCTCGACGATATGCCACGCCTGATGGATCCGGTGCATGCCCGTCCGCGAGAGCAGTGGTGGATGTCTTTGCGGCAAATGACCGATTTGCTCACGACGCCGCCATCACCTACCGTTGAGAGCGGGAAGTAA
- a CDS encoding single-stranded DNA-binding protein has protein sequence MAKDLNKVQLTGHLGADPEMRYTAQGSAVTTFRVASNRTWRDKDGNTHEETEWFRVVAWDKLGEICNQYLTKGTRVYVEGRLQTRKWTDRDGQDRYTTEVIAQDMIILSPKGERGPIPDAEPAYDEPMDEPVRRTPPPVPPTPSRSATSAPSTRPPVSRAPARNQPQPIEDEDIPF, from the coding sequence ATGGCGAAGGATTTGAACAAGGTTCAATTGACAGGCCATCTCGGCGCTGATCCTGAGATGCGTTACACCGCACAGGGAAGCGCAGTTACCACATTCCGGGTGGCGAGCAACCGCACGTGGCGCGATAAAGACGGCAATACACACGAAGAGACCGAGTGGTTCCGCGTCGTCGCATGGGACAAGCTCGGTGAAATCTGCAATCAATACCTCACCAAAGGTACCCGTGTTTACGTCGAGGGTCGCCTTCAGACCCGCAAGTGGACGGATCGCGATGGGCAGGATCGCTATACGACTGAGGTGATCGCCCAGGATATGATCATTCTCTCCCCCAAAGGTGAGCGTGGGCCAATACCTGATGCTGAACCGGCATACGACGAGCCAATGGACGAGCCGGTGCGGCGGACACCGCCACCGGTACCACCCACACCTTCACGTTCGGCAACCAGTGCTCCTTCTACCCGACCACCGGTTAGCCGTGCCCCTGCTCGCAATCAGCCGCAACCTATCGAAGACGAAGATATTCCCTTCTAG
- a CDS encoding Lrp/AsnC family transcriptional regulator yields MVTAFVFITCEPQRISDIAQEVAELPNVAEVYSVTGDYDIIAVLRVNAYESLDEAVPGGIARIPGVRHTTTVLAFRRYSRRDLEAGFDIGLS; encoded by the coding sequence ATGGTCACTGCCTTCGTATTTATCACCTGTGAACCACAACGCATCAGCGATATTGCCCAGGAAGTCGCCGAACTTCCCAACGTCGCCGAAGTCTACTCCGTCACCGGTGACTACGACATCATCGCGGTGCTGCGGGTCAACGCTTACGAATCGCTTGATGAAGCTGTTCCTGGTGGTATCGCCCGTATTCCTGGTGTGCGCCACACCACAACCGTGCTCGCGTTCCGCCGCTACTCACGGCGTGACCTTGAAGCCGGTTTCGATATTGGCCTGTCGTAA
- a CDS encoding glycosyltransferase family 39 protein, whose protein sequence is MKALRDTIQQWLAQEWQALHAPILWMGIGMIIIVATISAQLPHQHVIDVGLEEGVGNADLPFLRDFNTPEEGVLGNFRWSGGNSKIFVPLSGNRPALIELRWLPLSESISAQAPTRVEVWSDQQLIAELPVSALGSRQWLYIPATGDGHLYLRLVSDVFQPAQDPRQLGLPLERIVIAVVPGGWGWPVLPPLLWWMGAIVLGWLILHRTLSQWAGYGLAIGVSAVSLALILDPARWAFGAEAAFIALALTYPLTLAVQAGLRALAIGEAGSSLSAIVAVAFATRIGGRFYPASMPGDIGFHTNRFHEALGGFITIISKNRGIDFPYPPGPYLLLAPARVLGLETPLLLQIGAALADSLSAILIYLIARRVLPSRPAVLAAAIYVFTAATYLTTWWSFDTHIITQSLYLLLIWGVIRAWEEWQAGQCYREWIVGLAALSAMVFLGHFGFLISSGALLGMLLGIVWSAGWLNAPWAQRVCRPLTMAIAGGAIFAIVFFYSAYLPMFLAQLDTARSGGLTAVAGRPPISRAALWNTLWQAGLIAHYGFFPIPFAIGGLWLLYRRQGWQITTGLMGLSFVVALIFAILPFITQISNSPRYLMALGWVVATGCAAACDALWRRGWAGRLSVLAAGLLVMLNTLWYWLTPMLWRARPPEPF, encoded by the coding sequence ATGAAAGCACTACGCGACACCATCCAACAGTGGCTCGCTCAGGAATGGCAGGCACTGCACGCGCCAATCCTCTGGATGGGAATAGGCATGATCATTATCGTTGCCACCATCTCTGCCCAGTTACCTCATCAACACGTGATTGATGTTGGGTTGGAAGAAGGTGTTGGTAACGCTGATCTGCCATTTTTACGCGATTTCAACACCCCCGAAGAGGGTGTGCTTGGCAACTTTCGTTGGAGTGGTGGTAACTCGAAAATCTTCGTCCCGCTATCTGGCAACCGACCAGCTCTGATCGAACTTCGTTGGCTGCCATTGAGCGAGTCGATTAGCGCACAGGCACCAACTAGGGTTGAGGTCTGGAGCGATCAACAACTGATTGCTGAATTACCGGTCAGTGCGCTTGGCAGCCGGCAATGGTTATACATACCGGCAACCGGTGATGGTCACCTGTACCTGCGGCTGGTGAGTGATGTGTTTCAGCCAGCGCAAGATCCGCGTCAACTCGGTCTGCCGCTCGAACGGATCGTGATAGCAGTAGTTCCCGGTGGCTGGGGCTGGCCGGTGTTACCGCCACTCTTGTGGTGGATGGGGGCAATAGTACTGGGCTGGCTCATCCTGCACCGCACCCTGTCACAATGGGCCGGGTATGGATTAGCGATAGGGGTCAGTGCAGTCAGCCTTGCGCTTATCCTCGATCCGGCACGGTGGGCGTTCGGCGCAGAAGCGGCCTTTATCGCATTGGCCCTCACCTATCCGTTAACTCTGGCAGTACAGGCCGGGCTGCGTGCGCTCGCCATCGGCGAGGCCGGGTCGTCACTCAGTGCTATCGTAGCAGTTGCCTTTGCAACCCGGATCGGCGGACGCTTCTACCCGGCCAGTATGCCCGGCGATATTGGCTTCCATACCAATCGCTTTCATGAAGCGTTGGGTGGGTTTATCACGATTATCTCAAAGAATCGGGGAATTGATTTTCCGTATCCACCGGGGCCGTACCTCTTGCTGGCGCCGGCTCGCGTATTAGGTCTTGAAACTCCGCTCCTCTTACAAATTGGGGCAGCCCTGGCTGACAGCCTGAGTGCGATCCTGATCTACCTGATTGCCCGCCGTGTCCTCCCTTCGCGACCGGCAGTGCTGGCAGCCGCAATCTATGTATTTACCGCCGCAACGTACCTCACCACCTGGTGGTCTTTTGACACTCATATTATCACCCAAAGCCTCTACCTGCTCTTGATTTGGGGAGTTATTCGAGCATGGGAAGAGTGGCAGGCCGGTCAATGCTACCGTGAATGGATAGTGGGTCTGGCAGCATTGAGTGCGATGGTCTTTCTCGGTCATTTTGGGTTTTTGATTAGTAGTGGTGCCTTACTGGGAATGCTACTTGGCATCGTCTGGTCGGCTGGCTGGTTGAATGCCCCGTGGGCACAGCGTGTTTGCCGTCCACTAACGATGGCTATCGCTGGCGGAGCGATCTTTGCGATTGTCTTCTTCTACAGCGCTTACCTGCCGATGTTCCTGGCCCAACTGGACACAGCACGCAGTGGTGGCTTAACTGCCGTTGCCGGACGACCACCAATTAGTCGAGCTGCTCTCTGGAACACCCTCTGGCAGGCCGGCCTGATTGCCCACTATGGATTCTTCCCGATCCCGTTTGCCATAGGTGGCCTCTGGCTGTTGTATCGGCGGCAGGGCTGGCAAATCACGACTGGACTGATGGGACTGAGTTTCGTTGTTGCGCTCATCTTCGCTATTCTGCCCTTTATCACCCAAATCTCCAACAGTCCTCGCTACCTGATGGCTCTCGGTTGGGTGGTAGCAACCGGCTGTGCTGCCGCTTGCGATGCCCTCTGGCGTCGAGGGTGGGCAGGACGGCTCAGCGTTCTCGCTGCTGGCTTACTGGTCATGCTCAACACACTCTGGTACTGGTTAACACCCATGCTTTGGCGTGCCCGACCACCTGAACCTTTTTAG